In one Phaenicophaeus curvirostris isolate KB17595 chromosome 19, BPBGC_Pcur_1.0, whole genome shotgun sequence genomic region, the following are encoded:
- the BAHCC1 gene encoding BAH and coiled-coil domain-containing protein 1 isoform X1, which produces MDGRDFAPPPRLLSERGSLGHRHGTGRVAASAHGAVQPPGHFQPTKYFPAPISMATHTAGSSLMGNTPASSFMGGFLSSSLGSGAPSHPAGPTASPPEPAFRGPHSGTSQLWFSHSHEAPGYPRFSGSLASTFLPMSHLDHHGNSNVLYGQHRFYESQKDNFYLRNLPAQPALLPTGHGFPAITRAAPGPPAGSCSREREAGPLPKTPKDYDRFLAGKEKVGKGDAKERLPDEEPKERHKAVLPVPPEGHCKEGLPPRGPGDGRPKHLASCLLGAKGLEGDAGRAVLPSCAGNALPRATRCAAATAKEPCRSEREPGIPEVPQPYSECVERRQMLHHAMSYAVPTAPAALGPTAGSFPCLQLHAGPEVLCPLPEPAGRELKLSGATLVPSVGHLTDKSRSFQVAAEAGGLERAEGKERHAEAGAEPPAGYGGPFQHPLKAEGSAERRLEWGAPGTRLKGLEYLGGSTAEGPPFAGRGPAPKGALEKGYFEVPPVPDCSRATRPDPLGVRVGPSCCTLEKGPPKDTPPAPAPQKVARIRHQQHPEVEAASAEGKRKPLELSALGYGGHPLPPWGVQGQGPPLAVPEERKGSYLDPFGTSLQPAALMTQGPVLGQEVPAAPDEVSAMKNLLKYSNQALLGGQKGPPFVGLGSIKGSCAHQDAKFPPGKGQTELERPDCARGREHDGLATGESEVRQPPVGIAVAVARQKDTLGRPEPSYGGGSSSGRQGRTAAGIKAGTARPMHLIDLEAEEERGRLCEERLGLPGRELLLQDSKDLVEFARMHPSGGCPGELTPHLMIAGGSSLPAGQLGGDPTTHSHPAHTHWLPRTRSPSIWMGGHSYGISHPALHQNLPPTFPASMPSTMQPVFPLAQDPPAQLVILPTEPPAHGTPHTLADVMDQASLWPPMYPGRGPSAHLQHTGQLPVYSRSQFLRQQELYALQQQQRAAQALEIQRQAHVQRKPEEQPLELEEGVPEKPLKPSHKAVALNPPAKGLSSPAPGPPKLSPCCHSPALRHPAKCPVALPAAPCTLPLCPSASSAVAPRSPADSPLPVQSKGSDGDDKRGEGQPPRDYPKSLEPDLPPGYSYPAAGMGFSEAHSEPADPDTMHASSPPAEPEQSRTFSPAGEVLRETEPLAGDAMAEGAGGLLHRHHLLLAPGAACGERDPSPAAGTTEERVPVAFGLCREAAQGAPEQSPPEQQRPVPIAGASPLPPATEEEEEVEEEGDSDDSEPEGSCEEEDEDEEEEDGNIPSGRQGCLGGLEALIAAGIDLGELPALGSSREPPPAPPSPAAPHASGIPGIALLSELADLELRQRRCDLALQAGEDEDLLAFNLQNLATVAAAWSLVEAASRDGSPPALSPLPPSPPPRARVPRRKYTWTPKTKAVCPLKAAIEQLNTQEVEVRMRLAELQRRYKEKQRELVKLQRRHDHERDESSRSPARRGPGRPRKRKHSSTLSRAESRKVKAVKTSLSLLCAELRGDPEPKKKRSKLAEFGSLKGSPEKVRCKKSGSQGKLGCKVAHKVSQLKQKVKSKGLPAGISPFRRKDPNPSGRIQKKLSCPKSSKATKYQTQDPDPHQAVGFKDEHDGDTDSEDGDDEPGLSLLPSVPVAVLGPSPSSVVKMEANEKAKKKKERQGLLGPCHLGSPEGEVKIKRRPMKPGTGKLEKVPARRKGGGCEEGSKKKLKAKPKESHRPPTTSGPSTPAPTGSLFGSTDPRHFGTRDEGARLASERLKKATRKSKVLQSALRRKNGALSLALSPRSAKTILSKGKKLAKVKSKVATKQCKGRAVSKLLESFTVEDDFDFDDNSSFSEEEEEGGGCLAGVARGGRRSPLPHACAIQKEDLRDGLHILIPKEDSLLYAGSVRTIQPPDIYSIIIEGERGNRQRIYSQEQLLQEAVLDIRPQSRRSLPPGTRVCAYWSQKSRCLYPGNVVRGSSSDEEDDDPEAVMVEFDDGDTGHIAVSNIRLLPPDFKIQCTEPSPALLVSSSCRRTKRSCGDVPTPSELPPSLRPDRHDSPEHPKNSGKKAAGKEKSGKAAEMLSGGKAPVLSDPFLGRRGGPLLSWSAVAQTKRKAASKGASVLQNLFQVNGSAKKLRAKEAIFPVHHHHHLAAPVFGNGFGADSFSRIASSYASFGAGAGLVLPAAQKLLRSKKAERLEAEMGKSGRRKAGSEYLVKLDHEGVTSPKNKNCKALLLAEKDFGAKLERPLASHGYSHAALAGKDRKGRAPMHQLPVGLALRKYSSQAEFTLNCDSDCHSSYSDMDEDEETGALGADVPSRFMTRLSVSSSSSGSSTSSSSGSISTSSLCSSDNEDSSYSSEDEDSTLLLQTCLSHPVPALLAQPEALRSKSGAPQRCFLTKAAAAGPKAKLKRKEALSFSKAKEFSRRQRLPSVENRPKISAFLPARQLWRWSGNPTQRRGMKGKARKLFYKAIVRGKETLRIGDCAVFLSAGRPNLPYIGRIESMWESWGSNMVVKVKWFYHPEETKLGKRQSDGKNALYQSCHEDENDVQTISHKCQVVGREHYEQMTRSKKYQDRQDLYYLAGTYDPTTGRLVTADGVPILC; this is translated from the exons CCGGCAGCAGCCTGATGGGGAACAcgcctgcctcctccttcatGGGGGGcttcctgagcagcagcctgggctcGGGGGCACCCAGCCACCCCGCCGGCCCCACCGCCTCCCCCCCGGAGCCAGCTTTCCGCGGACCCCACTCCGGCACCTCACAGCTCTGGTTCTCCCATTCCCATGAAG CTCCGGGGTACCCGCGCTTCTCTGGGAGCCTGGCCTCCACCTTCCTGCCCATGAGCCACCTGGACCACCACGGCAACAGCAACGTTCTCTACGGCCAGCACCGCTTCTACGAGAGCCAGAAAG ATAACTTCTACCTGCGCAACCTGCCTGCCcagcctgccctgctccccaccGGCCACGGCTTCCCCGCTATCACCCGCGCCGCTCCCGGGCCCCCGGCCGGCTCCTGCAGCCGGGAGCGAGAGGCTGGCCCCCTGCCCAAGACCCCCAAGGACTACGACCGCTTCCTGGCGGGCAAGGAGAAGGTGGGCAAAGGGGACGCCAAGGAGCGGCTGCCGGACGAGGAGCCCAAAGAGCGGCACAAGGCGGTGCTGCCGGTGCCACCCGAGGGgcactgcaaagaggggctgccCCCGCGGGGCCCCGGCGACGGCCGCCCCAAGCACCTCGCCTCCTGCCTGCTGGGTGCCAAGGGACTGGAGGGCGACGCCGGGCGCGCCGTGCTGCCCAGCTGCGCCGGCAACGCCCTGCCCCGCGCCACCCGCtgcgccgccgccaccgccaAGGAGCCGTGCCGCAGCGAGCGCGAGCCGGGCATCCccgaggtgccccagccctacAGCGAGTGCGTGGAGAGGCGGCAGATGCTGCACCACGCCATGTCCTACGCCGTGCCCACCGCGCCGGCCGCGCTCGGCCCCACCGCCGGCTCCTTCCCTTGCCTGCAGCTCCACGCCGGCCCCGAGGTGCTGTGCCCGCTGCCGGAGCCGGCCGGCCGGGAGCTGAAGCTGAGCGGTGCCACGCTCGTGCCCTCGGTCGGGCACCTGACGGACAAGAGCCGCTCCTTCCAGGTTGCGGCGGAAGCCGGAGGGCTGGAGCGTGCCGAGGGCAAGGAGCGGCACGCCGAGGCGGGGGCCGAGCCCCCAGCCGGGTACGGGGGCCCCTTCCAGCACCcgctgaaggcagaggggtccgCTGAGCGGCGGCTGGAGTGGGGGGCTCCCGGCACCcggctgaaggggctggagtacCTCGGGGGGAGCACGGCTGAGGGCCCCCCCTTTGCTGGCCGGGGCCCGGCACCCAAGGGTGCTCTGGAGAAGGGTTATTTCGAGGTGCCACCGGTCCCCGACTGCTCCCGTGCCACCCGCCCCGACCCGCTGGGCGTCCGCGTCGGTCCCTCCTGCTGCACTTTAGAGAAGGGCCCCCCCAAGGACACCCCCCCAGCGCCGGCTCCCCAGAAAGTGGCTCGGATCCGgcaccagcagcacccagagGTGGAGGCGGCCAGCGCTGAGGGCAAGCGCAAGCCCCTGGAGCTGAGCGCCCTGGGCTACGGCggccaccccctgcccccctggGGTGTGCAGGGCCAGGGCCCCCCCTTGGCTGTGCCGGAGGAGCGGAAAGGATCCTACCTGGATCCCTTCGGCACGAGTCTGCAGCCGGCTGCGTTGATGACTCAGGGCCCGGTGCTGGGCCAGGAGGTGCCGGCCGCCCCGGATGAGGTCTCGGCGATGAAGAACCTGCTGAAATACAGCAACCAGGCGCTGCTGGGGGGGCAGAAGGGCCCCCCTTTTGTGGGGTTGGGGAGCATCAAGGGCAGCTGCGCCCACCAAGATGCCAAGTTCCCCCCGGGAAAAGGGCAGACGGAGCTGGAGCGGCCGGACTGCGCCCGCGGCCGGGAGCACGACGGGTTGGCCACGGGCGAGAGTGAGGTGCGGCAGCCGCCCGTGGGCATCGCCGTGGCCGTGGCGCGGCAGAAGGATACGCTCGGACGCCCTGAGCCCTCCTAcggcggcggcagcagctcCGGACGGCAGGGCCGGACGGCCGCTGGCATCAAAG CGGGCACCGCGCGGCCCATGCACCTCATCGAcctggaggcagaggaggagcGGGGTCGGCTCTGCGAGGAGCGCCTGGGGCTGCCGGGGCGCGAGCTCCTTCTCCA GGACAGCAAGGACCTGGTGGAGTTTGCGCGGATGCACCCGTCGGGGGGCTGTCCTGGGGAGCTGACCCCCCATCTGATGATCGCCGGGGGCTCCTCGCTGCCCGCGGGACAGCTTGGTGGGGACCCCACCACCCACAGCCACCCGGCACACACGCACTGGCTGCCCCGCACCCGCAGCCCCTCCATCTGGATGGGGGGACATTCCTACG GCATCAGCCACCCCGCGCTGCACCAGAACCTGCCGCCCACCTTCCCCGCATCCATGCCCAGCACCATGCAGCCCGTCTTCCCCCTCgcccaggaccccccagcccagctcGTCATCCTCCCCACCGAGCCCCCCGCACACGGCACCCCCCACACGCTGG CCGACGTGATGGACCAGGCGTCGCTGTGGCCCCCGATGTACCCGGGCCGTGGCCCCAGCGCCCACCTGCAGCACACGGGGCAGCTGCCTGTGTACTCGCGCTCCCAGTTCCTGCGACAGCAGGAGCTCTAcgccctgcagcagcagcagcgggcGGCCCAGGCCCTCGAGATCCAGCGCCAGGCGCATGTCCAG CGGAAGCCGGAGGAGCAGcccctggagctggaggagggggTTCCCGAGAAGCCCCTCAAACCCTCCCACAAAGCAGTTGCCTTAAACCCCCCGGCCAAGGGCTTGTCCTCGCCGGCCCCCGGGCCCCCCAAGCTGTCCCCGTGCTGCCACTCTCCAGCCCTGCGGCACCCGGCCAAGTGCCCCGTGGCCCTCCCCGCGGCTCCCTGCACTTTACCGCTCTGCCCCAGCGCCAGCTCCGCCGTGGCCCCCCGCTCCCCGGCTGACAGCCCCCTCCCCGTCCAGAGCAAGGGCAGCGATGGCGACGACAAGCGCGGCGAGGGGCAGCCGCCCCGCGACTACCCCAAATCCTTGGAACCAG ACCTGCCGCCCGGCTATAGCTACCCTGCGGCTGGCATGGGCTTCTCCGAGGCGCACTCCGAGCCGGCCGACCCCGACACTATGCACGCCAGCTCTCCGCCAGCCGAGCCCGAGCAATCCCGCACCTTCAGCCCCGCCGGCGAGGTGCTGCGAGAGACGGAGCCCTTGGCTGGGGACGCCATGGCCGAGGGTGCCGGGGGGCTGCTGCACcgccaccacctcctcctcgcCCCAGGAGCCGCCTGCGGGGAGCGGGACCCCAGCCCGGCCGCAGGGACCACGGAGGAGCGGGTGCCGGTGGCCTTCGGGCTGTGCCGGGAGGCAGCTCAGGGAGCGCCGGAGCAGAGTCCACCGGAGCAGCAGCGCCCGGTGCCCATAGCAGGGGcctccccgctgccccccgccaccgaggaggaggaggaggtggaggaagaaggcGATAGCGACGACTCGGAGCCGGAAGGCAGCtgcgaggaggaggacgaggacgaggaggaggaggatggcaaCATCCCCAGCGGGCGGCAGGGCTGCCTGGGTGGGCTGGAGGCTCTGATCGCCGCCGGCATCGACCTGGGGGAGCTGCCCGCGCTGGGATCATCCCGAGAGCCCCCTCCGGCCCCGCCGTCACCCGCCGCCCCCCACGCCTCAGGGATCCCCGGCATCGCCCTGCTCAGCGAGCTCGCCGACCTGGAGCTGCGCCAGCGCCGCTGCGACCTGGCCCTGCAAG CAGGGGAGGACGAGGACCTGCTGGCCTTCAACCTGCAGAACTTGGCCACCGTGGCAGCCGCCTGGTCACTGGTGGAGGCGGCCAGCCGGGACGGCAGCCCCCCAGCGCTCAGCCCCCTGCCCCCTTCACCGCCGCCCCGAGCCCGTGTGCCACGCCGCAAGTACACCTGGACGCCCAAAACCAAGGCC GTTTGCCCCCTGAAAGCAGCCATCGAGCAGCTCAACACGCAGGAGGTGGAGGTGCGGATGCGGCTGGCTGAGCTCCAGCGCCGCTACAAGGAGAAGCAGCGGGAGCTGGTGAAGCTGCAGAGGCGCCACGACCACGA GCGTGACGAGAGCTCCCGGAGCCCGGCGCGACGCGGCCCGGGGCGGCCGAGGAAGCGCAAACACTCCAGCACGCTCAGCAGGGCCGAGAGCCGCAAGGTCAA GGCGGTGAAGACcagcctgtccctgctgtgCGCCGAGCTGCGGGGCGACCCCGAGcccaagaagaagaggagcaagCTGGCTGAGTTTGGCAGCCTCAAGGGATCCCCG gaAAAGGTGCGGTGCAAGAAGAGCGGCTCGCAGGGCAAGCTGGGCTGCAAGGTGGCTCACAAGGTGTCGCAGCTGAAACAGAAGGTGAAGAGCAAAGGGCTGCCCGCTGGCATCAGCCCCTTCCGCCGGAAAGACCCCAACCCCAGCGGCCGCATCCAGAAGAAGCTGTCCTGTCCCAAGAGCTCCAAGGCCACCAAGTACCAGACGCAGGACCCTGATCCCCACCAGGCAGTGGGCTTCAAAG ACGAGCACGACGGGGACACGGACAGTGAGGACGGGGACGATGAGCCAGGCTTGTCCCTGCTGCCCTCGGTGCCGGTGGCCGTGCTGGGACCCTCCCCGTCCTCCGTGGTGAAGATGGAGGCTAAcgaaaaggcaaagaagaagaaggaaaggcagGGACTGCTAG GGCCCTGCCACCTTGGCAGCCCCGAGGGTGAGGTGAAGATCAAGCGGCGGCCGATGAAGCCGGGGACTGGCAAGCTGGAGAAGGTGCCGGCGCGGCGGAAGGGGGGCGGCTGCGAGGAGGGCAGCAAGAAGAAGCTGAAGGCCAAGCCCAAGGAGAGTCACCGGCCACCAACCACCAGCGGCCCCAGCACCCCGGCTCCCACCGGCAGCCTCTTCGGCAGCACCGACCCCCGGCACTTTGGAACGAGGGACGAGGGGGCTCGCTTGGCCAGTGAGAGGCTGAAGAAGGCCACGCGCAAGAGCAAAGTGCTGCAGTCGGCCCTGAGG CGGAAAAACGGGGCCCTCTCGCTGGCCCTCTCTCCCCGGAGCGCCAAGACCATCCTGAGCAAGGGGAAAAAGCTGGCGAAGGTGAAGAGCAAAGTGGCCACCAAGCAG TGCAAGGGCCGGGCGGTCAGCAAGCTGCTGGAGAGCTTCACCGTGGAGGACGACTTCGACTTCGACGACAACAGCAGCTTctcggaggaggaggaggaaggagggggctGCCTGGCGGGGGTGGCGCGGGGGGGACGCCGCTCCCCGCTGCCCCACGCCTGCGCCATCCAGAAGGAGGATCTGCGGGACGGGTTGCACATCCTCATCCCCAAGGAGGACAGCTTGCTCTACGCCGGCAGCGTCCGCACCATCCAGCCCCCCGACAT CTACAGCATCATCATCGAGGGCGAGCGGGGCAACCGGCAGCGCATTTACTCgcaggagcagctgctgcaggaggcg GTCCTTGATATCCGTCCCCAGTCGCGACGCAGCCTCCCCCCCGGCACTCGTGTCTGCGCCTACTGGAGCCAGAAATCCCGGTGCCTCTATCCTGGGAACGTGGTGCGAG GCTCCTCCAGCGATGAGGAGGACGACGACCCCGAGGCGGTGATGGTGGAGTTTGACGACGGGGACACGGGGCACATCGCCGTCTCCAACATCCGCCTGCTGCCCCCCGACTTCAAAATCCAAT GCACCGAGCCGTCCCCGGCGCTCCTGGTCTCCAGTTCGTGCCGGAGGACGAAGCGATCGTGCGGGGACGTGCCCACTCCCAGCGAGCTGCCCCCCAGCCTCCGCCCGGACCGCCACGACAGCCCCGAGCACCCCAAGAACTCCGGGAAGAAGGCAGCTGGCAAGGAGAAAAGCG GCAAAGCCGCGGAGATGCTGTCAGGTGGCAAAGCGCCAGTGCTGAGCGACCCTTTCCTGGGTCGGCGCGGAGGGCCGCTGCTGAGCTGGTCGGCGGTGGCGCAGACGAAGCGGAAGGCAGCGAGCAAGGGCGCGTCCGTGCTGCAGAACCTCTTCCAGGTCAACGGCAGCGCCAAGAAGCTGCGGGCCAAGGAGGCGATCTTCCCCGtgcaccatcaccaccacctcGCCGCTCCCGTCTTCGGCAACGGCTTTGGGGCCGATTCCTTCAGCCGCATCGCCAGCTCCTACGCCTCCttcggggccggggccgggctGGTGCTGCCAGCTGCCCAGAAACTCCTGCGCTCCAAGAAAGCCGAGCGGCTGGAGGCAGAAATGGGCAAAAGCGGCCGGAGAAAGGCGGGTAGCGAGTACCTGGTCAAGCTGGACCACGAAGGGGTAACGTCCCCCAAGAATAAGAACTGCAAGGCCCTGCTGCTGGCTGAGAAGGACTTCGGGGCCAAGCTGGAGCGGCCGCTGGCCAGCCACGGCTATTCCCACGCAGCCCTGGCAGGCAAAGACAGGAAGGGGCGAGCGCCCATGCACCAGCTGCCCGTGGGGCTGGCGCTGCGGAAATACTCGAGCCAAGCCGAGTTCACCCTGAACTGCGACAGTGACTGCCACAGCTCCTACTCGGACATGGATGAGGACGAGGAGACGGGCGCGCTGGGCGCCGACGTGCCCTCGCGTTTCATGACCCGCCTCTCcgtttcctcctcttcctcgggttcttccacctcctccagctccggctccatctccacctccagtCTCTGCTCCTCTGACAACGAGGATTCCTCCTACAGCTCGGAGGACGAGGACTCCACGCTGCTGCTCCAGACTTGCCTCTCCCACCCGGTGCCAGCGCTGCTGGCGCAGCCGGAGGCCCTGCGCTCCAAGAGCGGCGCGCCGCAGCGCTGCTTCCTCACCAaggccgccgccgccggccccAAGGCCAAGCTCAAGCGCAAGGAAGCCCTCAGCTTCTCCAAAGCCAAAGAGTTCTCCCGGAGGCAGCGCCTGCCCTCGGTGGAAAACCGGCCAAAGATCTCCGCCTTCCTGCCCGCGCGCCAGCTCTGGAGGTGGTCGGGGAACCCCACGCAG CGGCGAGGCATGAAGGGCAAGGCGCGGAAGCTGTTCTACAAGGCCATCGTGCGGGGCAAGGAGACGCTGCGCATCGGGGACTGCGCCGTCTTCCTCTCGGCCGGGCGGCCCAACCTACCCTACATCGGGCGCATCGAGAGCATGTGGGAGTCCTGGGGCAGCAACATGGTGGTCAAGGTCAAGTGGTTCTACCACCCCGAGGAGACCAAGCTGGGCAAGCGGCAGAGCGACGGCAAG AACGCCTTGTACCAGTCGTGCCACGAGGACGAGAACGACGTGCAGACCATCTCCCACAAGTGCCAGGTGGTGGGACGCGAGCACTACGAGCAGATGACCCGCAGCAAGAAATACCAGGACCGGCAGGACCTCTACTACCTGGCGGGCACCTACGACCCCACCACGGGACGCTTGGTGACCGCTGACGGGGTCCCCATCCTCTGCTGA